Proteins from a single region of candidate division KSB1 bacterium:
- a CDS encoding single-stranded DNA-binding protein: protein MADLKMPDVNSVMIAGNLTTAPSFRKTTNGTPVANFYIASNRRFKDNVGQWRENVCYVGVVAWYKLAESCAENLQKGSAVLVDGELQSRIWKNEDGTTKNVVEIKAHRIQFLNKRHPSGGPMADADELDSMAIDEHHEPPALEEPPEPGKSSPANEFNFGYENLKL from the coding sequence ATGGCAGACTTGAAAATGCCGGATGTCAACTCGGTGATGATTGCCGGGAATCTCACCACCGCACCGTCATTTCGCAAAACCACAAACGGCACGCCGGTGGCGAATTTTTACATCGCTTCAAACCGTCGTTTTAAAGACAATGTGGGCCAATGGCGGGAGAATGTCTGCTACGTCGGCGTGGTGGCGTGGTACAAGCTGGCCGAAAGCTGCGCTGAGAATTTGCAGAAAGGCAGCGCGGTTTTGGTTGATGGCGAGCTGCAAAGCCGCATCTGGAAAAACGAAGACGGCACCACCAAAAACGTCGTCGAGATCAAAGCCCATCGGATCCAGTTTTTAAACAAGCGCCACCCCTCGGGCGGGCCGATGGCAGACGCCGATGAATTGGACAGCATGGCAATTGATGAGCATCATGAGCCGCCGGCGCTGGAAGAACCGCCCGAGCCCGGCAAAAGCAGCCCGGCCAACGAATTTAATTTCGGCTATGAGAATTTAAAACTTTAA
- the rpsR gene encoding 30S ribosomal protein S18 has product MLKKRRICRFCEEKDVYVDYKDDKRLIRFMTEQGKIIPRRTSGTCARHQRMLTTAIKRARQLALLPYVADTAK; this is encoded by the coding sequence ATGTTGAAGAAACGTCGCATTTGCCGTTTTTGTGAAGAAAAGGATGTATACGTCGACTATAAGGACGATAAACGCCTGATACGTTTCATGACCGAGCAGGGCAAAATCATTCCGCGCCGCACCTCCGGAACCTGCGCCCGGCATCAACGTATGTTGACGACGGCGATCAAGCGCGCGCGCCAACTGGCGTTGCTTCCTTATGTCGCCGACACGGCCAAATAA
- the rplI gene encoding 50S ribosomal protein L9 — translation MKVILRQNFETLGDAGKIVTVKDGYARNFLIPRGIAYEASDRAQRLFEQDRLRLEAKKNREKKQAEDLKTKLDGVSVTATVPVGEEDRVFGSVTTQDIADLLAAKGFEIDKRKILLTEPIKALGFYEVPVKLHGEVQAAIKVWVVKQ, via the coding sequence ATGAAAGTCATTCTCCGGCAGAATTTTGAAACCCTCGGCGACGCCGGCAAAATTGTAACCGTCAAAGACGGCTATGCAAGAAACTTTTTGATTCCGCGCGGCATTGCCTATGAAGCTTCCGACCGTGCCCAGCGTCTTTTCGAGCAAGACCGGCTTCGTCTCGAAGCGAAAAAGAATCGGGAGAAAAAACAAGCCGAAGACTTGAAGACCAAGCTCGACGGTGTCTCGGTCACGGCGACAGTGCCGGTCGGTGAAGAAGACCGTGTCTTTGGTTCCGTCACCACCCAGGACATCGCTGATCTTTTGGCGGCCAAGGGCTTTGAGATTGATAAACGCAAGATCTTGCTCACCGAGCCGATCAAAGCCCTCGGCTTTTATGAAGTGCCGGTCAAGCTGCACGGCGAAGTACAGGCCGCGATCAAAGTTTGGGTGGTGAAGCAATAA
- a CDS encoding aminopeptidase — MTHQLEAAAHTALETCLAVKAGETVLVITDEPKREIGAAIWRVAKSLGAEAMLAEIIPRSRNGEEPPAPIAALMAASSVVVCPTSKSLTHTAARREACAHGARIATLPGVTEDMMIRCLRADYQAIAERSQRLSQALESGSEVHVTSPAGTDIWLVRGDRHAKPDTGLYHNAGEYGNLPAGETFFAPVEGTAKGIIVFDGAMAGVGKVKEPIRLVVRDGLAVEITGGEEAEQLNALINPLGEAARNIAELGIGTNDRARITGIILEDEKVMGTVHIALGDNMSMGGTVSVPSHLDGLIMQPTVYVDGRMIMDAGTLLVV, encoded by the coding sequence ATGACGCACCAGCTCGAAGCCGCGGCGCACACAGCGCTGGAAACGTGTCTGGCGGTCAAAGCCGGTGAAACGGTTTTGGTGATCACAGACGAACCCAAGCGCGAGATCGGCGCGGCGATTTGGCGCGTGGCAAAATCGCTCGGCGCTGAGGCGATGCTGGCGGAGATCATTCCGCGCTCGCGCAACGGCGAGGAGCCGCCGGCGCCGATTGCAGCGCTGATGGCCGCCAGCAGCGTGGTGGTTTGCCCGACCAGCAAATCATTGACCCATACCGCGGCGCGGCGAGAGGCTTGCGCGCACGGCGCGCGAATCGCCACCTTGCCCGGCGTGACGGAGGATATGATGATTCGCTGTTTGCGCGCGGATTATCAAGCCATCGCCGAACGCAGCCAGCGCCTTTCGCAGGCCTTGGAGAGCGGCAGCGAAGTTCATGTGACCAGTCCCGCCGGAACCGACATTTGGCTGGTTCGCGGCGATCGCCACGCCAAACCCGATACCGGGCTTTATCACAACGCCGGCGAATACGGCAATCTGCCGGCGGGAGAAACATTTTTTGCGCCTGTCGAAGGAACGGCAAAGGGCATCATCGTCTTCGACGGCGCGATGGCCGGCGTCGGCAAAGTGAAGGAGCCGATCCGCCTGGTGGTGCGCGACGGTTTGGCCGTGGAAATTACCGGCGGCGAAGAGGCGGAGCAATTGAACGCTTTGATCAACCCGCTCGGCGAGGCCGCCCGCAATATTGCCGAGTTGGGAATCGGCACGAATGACCGCGCGCGGATCACCGGAATCATTTTGGAAGACGAAAAGGTAATGGGGACGGTTCACATCGCGCTCGGCGACAACATGTCGATGGGCGGCACCGTTTCGGTGCCGAGCCATCTCGACGGGCTGATCATGCAGCCGACCGTATATGTTGATGGCCGGATGATTATGGACGCCGGCACGCTCTTGGTCGTTTAA
- a CDS encoding DUF2442 domain-containing protein: MLSATLATGLRITRVAVADDTLAVDLEDGRTIMAPIGWYPRLAYGTPMERANFKISGAGYGIHWPDLDILS; this comes from the coding sequence ATGCTTTCTGCGACTCTAGCTACAGGCCTTAGAATTACCCGAGTGGCAGTTGCTGATGACACCCTAGCAGTTGACCTCGAAGATGGCCGCACAATTATGGCTCCCATTGGGTGGTACCCTCGTCTGGCTTATGGAACACCGATGGAGCGCGCTAATTTTAAAATTAGTGGCGCGGGTTATGGTATCCACTGGCCCGATTTGGATATTCTATCGTGA
- a CDS encoding M20 family metallo-hydrolase, producing the protein MENDSNKLIAQIDSYRQDVIEFETNLTKIPALGPENGGDGERDKAAFVKEWVSRHLQPDDLQEYRAPDTRVSYGYRPNLVAKFNGISNERTVWIMTHLDVVPPGDLSKWTGDPWTVRVAGNKLIGRGVEDNQQGLTSSVFAVKAYRDLKMTLHNPVGLVFVSDEETGSQYGIQYLIKEHRHLFSRNDLILIPDAGDAKGTMIEVAEKSILWLRFHTRGKQTHGSVPEQGLNAHKAASYLAVRLDTLYKKFKKRNPMFSPPISTFEPTKREANVPNVNTIPGEDVMYFDCRVLPEYKISEVIKVVKALAKETEKKFKVKIEISYAQHDQAAPPTSPEAPVVQAITRAMKELRKKRPKPMGIGGGTVAAYFRRAGFPAAVWATMAETAHSPDEYCLIENILDDAKIFAHIFSQRFYP; encoded by the coding sequence ATGGAAAACGACTCAAACAAGCTTATCGCTCAAATCGACAGTTATCGTCAAGATGTCATTGAGTTTGAGACGAATTTAACCAAAATCCCAGCGCTGGGGCCGGAGAACGGCGGCGATGGCGAACGGGACAAAGCGGCATTTGTAAAAGAATGGGTGAGCCGGCATTTGCAGCCCGATGATTTGCAGGAGTATCGGGCGCCAGACACGCGCGTTTCGTATGGCTACCGGCCCAATCTCGTCGCGAAGTTTAACGGAATTTCCAATGAACGCACGGTTTGGATCATGACACATCTCGACGTCGTGCCGCCCGGCGATCTCTCGAAATGGACGGGCGATCCGTGGACGGTGCGCGTCGCCGGCAACAAACTCATCGGCCGCGGCGTGGAAGACAATCAACAGGGCTTGACCTCGTCGGTGTTTGCGGTCAAAGCTTATCGCGATCTCAAGATGACGCTGCACAACCCGGTGGGTTTGGTTTTTGTCTCCGACGAAGAAACCGGCAGCCAATATGGCATTCAATACTTGATTAAAGAACATCGCCATCTTTTCAGCCGCAACGATCTCATTCTCATTCCAGACGCCGGCGATGCGAAGGGCACGATGATCGAAGTGGCGGAAAAAAGTATTTTGTGGCTGCGTTTTCACACCCGCGGCAAGCAGACGCACGGCTCGGTACCGGAGCAAGGATTGAACGCGCACAAGGCCGCAAGTTATCTGGCGGTCCGGCTCGATACTTTGTACAAAAAGTTCAAAAAACGCAATCCAATGTTCAGCCCGCCGATCTCGACTTTCGAGCCGACGAAACGCGAAGCCAACGTGCCGAACGTCAACACGATTCCAGGCGAGGATGTGATGTATTTTGATTGCCGCGTTCTGCCTGAATACAAAATTAGCGAGGTGATCAAAGTGGTGAAGGCGCTGGCGAAAGAGACGGAAAAAAAATTCAAAGTCAAAATAGAAATTTCGTATGCCCAGCACGATCAGGCGGCGCCGCCAACTTCGCCGGAGGCGCCGGTGGTGCAGGCGATTACACGCGCAATGAAAGAATTGCGCAAGAAACGCCCGAAGCCGATGGGCATCGGCGGCGGAACAGTCGCGGCTTATTTTCGCCGCGCCGGCTTTCCGGCCGCTGTTTGGGCGACGATGGCCGAAACCGCTCACAGTCCGGACGAATATTGTTTGATTGAAAATATACTTGACGATGCCAAAATTTTTGCGCATATTTTTTCACAGCGGTTTTACCCGTAA
- a CDS encoding GWxTD domain-containing protein, which yields MKIPPRNFRRRLRAVAIGAFGAAWLATVVPLHILRAQETRRGDYQKGLDLKNAGDWKGALDAWLAAHQMTGPQGQTDFRVAIAFIELATRHNASAYYAAASEMYLQSLLEKNLLSYKNELREEIERLAPLLNEKQYADWNLSLSQNDTSLGAKMRGFWIEKDPAPTTEINERLLEHWERVAHAREHFTKASNTAYKTDDRGLIYVKFGKPDKSQKGFLGANKNESRNWVPSNFEIERQIDTFNTLPEYEVWRYSSLPGDEPIIYLFGNKDGTGSYGLRSGVEDFIPPRAFSRRSARYTAGFLPGAVLQIMFYAELRTFDPFFDRRYRELEAAWVQAKASDPFAQRLSPNHNLLRGITANYESRDADNLAQKQAPLDRSLYEESLNPINLRHYQTRFLDEQDQPKLAVTVFSFVENSASVNGGTRKAPIYQLTHTLIARDKNWREIRRDADTPPVSYDNVSLFIIEQNASQTHYTLAAEAFPLPDNTKPDTLIYRAPIAVGKAAIESKPPLSRNPASLELSDLVIGVAMPAGVDSARFPFHLIPTDQIWRGDALKCYLEIYHLTLKPDGLAEFSIGFRITRLEQKGNKLNRKEMVSLLFNFDHPHRRAREGFDIDVSRLQSGAYELTAEVTDKISLQNKQRTAMFQIRP from the coding sequence ATGAAAATCCCTCCCCGAAATTTCCGCCGCCGGTTGCGCGCCGTTGCCATTGGGGCATTCGGCGCCGCATGGCTTGCGACGGTTGTTCCGCTCCACATCCTGCGGGCGCAAGAAACGAGGAGAGGCGATTATCAAAAAGGCCTCGACCTGAAAAACGCCGGTGACTGGAAAGGCGCACTCGATGCCTGGCTGGCCGCGCACCAAATGACAGGCCCGCAAGGCCAAACTGATTTCAGAGTCGCTATTGCCTTCATCGAATTAGCCACTCGGCATAATGCCTCGGCATATTACGCCGCGGCGTCTGAAATGTATTTGCAGAGTCTTTTGGAAAAAAATTTATTGAGCTATAAAAATGAGCTCCGGGAGGAAATCGAGCGTCTCGCGCCATTGTTAAATGAAAAACAATATGCGGATTGGAATTTGTCGTTGAGCCAAAACGATACCTCACTCGGCGCCAAAATGCGCGGATTTTGGATTGAAAAAGATCCCGCCCCCACCACCGAAATCAACGAAAGGCTGCTCGAACATTGGGAGCGCGTCGCTCACGCGCGCGAGCATTTTACTAAAGCCTCCAACACCGCTTATAAAACAGATGATCGCGGGTTGATTTATGTTAAATTCGGCAAACCCGATAAAAGCCAAAAGGGTTTTTTGGGCGCAAACAAAAATGAAAGCCGCAATTGGGTGCCGAGTAATTTTGAGATCGAAAGGCAGATCGACACCTTTAACACCCTGCCCGAGTATGAAGTCTGGCGTTATTCTTCGTTGCCGGGTGACGAGCCGATCATCTATCTTTTCGGCAATAAAGATGGCACCGGCTCCTACGGCTTGCGATCGGGCGTTGAAGATTTTATTCCGCCGCGCGCGTTTAGCAGAAGAAGCGCGCGCTATACCGCAGGCTTTTTGCCGGGCGCCGTCCTGCAAATCATGTTTTATGCCGAGCTGCGGACTTTCGATCCGTTCTTTGACCGAAGATATCGTGAACTTGAAGCCGCCTGGGTGCAAGCGAAAGCTTCAGATCCCTTTGCGCAACGGCTCAGCCCCAATCACAATCTCTTGCGAGGCATCACCGCCAATTACGAAAGCCGCGATGCGGATAATCTTGCGCAAAAACAAGCGCCGCTGGATCGATCACTTTATGAAGAAAGCCTCAATCCGATCAATTTGAGGCATTACCAAACCCGCTTCCTGGATGAACAAGATCAACCCAAGCTTGCCGTTACGGTTTTTTCTTTTGTGGAAAATTCAGCGTCAGTAAATGGTGGAACACGGAAAGCGCCAATTTATCAACTGACGCATACTTTGATTGCGCGCGACAAAAACTGGCGCGAAATCCGTCGTGATGCCGATACGCCGCCGGTGAGCTATGACAACGTTTCGCTTTTCATCATCGAGCAAAATGCCAGCCAGACACATTATACGCTCGCCGCGGAAGCGTTTCCGTTGCCGGATAACACCAAACCTGATACATTGATTTATCGGGCGCCAATCGCCGTCGGCAAGGCCGCGATTGAGTCAAAGCCGCCGCTTTCGAGAAACCCCGCGAGTTTGGAATTGAGCGATTTGGTTATCGGCGTGGCCATGCCAGCCGGCGTCGATAGTGCGCGCTTTCCCTTCCATTTAATTCCCACCGATCAAATTTGGCGCGGCGATGCGTTGAAATGTTACCTGGAAATCTATCACCTCACCCTGAAACCGGATGGCTTGGCGGAATTTTCCATTGGTTTTCGCATCACCCGGCTGGAGCAAAAAGGTAACAAGCTGAATCGAAAAGAAATGGTGTCGTTGTTGTTTAACTTCGATCATCCCCACAGGCGAGCTCGAGAAGGTTTCGACATTGATGTTTCGCGGCTGCAATCCGGTGCTTACGAGCTGACAGCGGAGGTAACAGATAAAATTTCCTTGCAAAACAAGCAAAGAACGGCGATGTTTCAGATCAGGCCATAA
- a CDS encoding Nramp family divalent metal transporter gives MNKHQLPSWELDHLPAPPPFTMRNLFRVIGPGAILLAASIGSGEWLLGPAAVLKSGASLLTIITISVFFQVIVNTEAMRYTMYTGEPIFAGFMRTKPGALFWGNLYILLALLHIGWPGWAATSASALFATFEGRLPGPEDAAILRYFGYATFLACGVILAVGRTIEKMLERVSWIMLTYIFAFLIFVNIAFVPGDIWWSTVQGFFSPAMIVASETNWLLLGALAAYAGAGGTLNLTISNWIRDKGFAMGSRVGAIPSLVGGRKLKLSAVGKIFAINAENLQRWRGWWRYVQVDQIWIWGLMCLVGMFLTVNMARGLIPAGTDLAGLAAGAYQAKYLAEAMGKFWWALTLLNGFWILFSTQLGMTDAFVRVVTDIWWHGNPLARQWAGGDVRRIYYSVLFIFMLWGCIALGLAQPLTLIIIGANIAGFILMISSLHLIVVNRTLLPAELRAPRWREIALLLSTLFYGFFVVQSLRAVIFQ, from the coding sequence ATGAACAAACACCAACTTCCGTCTTGGGAGCTAGACCACTTGCCGGCGCCACCACCGTTCACGATGCGCAATCTTTTTCGCGTCATCGGCCCCGGCGCGATTTTGCTGGCGGCTTCGATTGGCAGTGGCGAGTGGCTGCTCGGCCCGGCCGCCGTGCTCAAATCCGGCGCCTCTTTGCTCACCATCATCACCATCAGCGTTTTTTTCCAAGTGATCGTCAACACCGAGGCGATGCGCTACACCATGTACACCGGTGAGCCGATTTTCGCCGGTTTCATGCGTACCAAGCCCGGCGCGTTGTTTTGGGGCAATCTTTACATTTTGCTCGCACTGCTTCATATCGGCTGGCCCGGCTGGGCGGCGACCTCGGCTTCCGCTTTATTTGCAACTTTCGAAGGCCGCTTGCCCGGCCCGGAAGACGCGGCGATTCTGCGATATTTCGGCTATGCCACTTTCCTGGCCTGTGGCGTCATTCTCGCCGTTGGCCGGACCATCGAGAAGATGTTGGAGCGCGTCTCGTGGATCATGCTCACGTATATCTTTGCCTTTTTAATTTTTGTCAATATTGCTTTCGTTCCCGGCGACATTTGGTGGAGCACGGTGCAAGGTTTTTTCTCGCCGGCGATGATCGTTGCCTCGGAGACGAACTGGCTTCTGCTCGGCGCCTTGGCCGCTTATGCCGGCGCCGGTGGCACGCTGAATTTGACCATATCGAATTGGATACGTGACAAGGGCTTTGCCATGGGAAGCCGTGTCGGCGCCATCCCCAGCCTCGTCGGCGGCCGCAAGCTCAAACTTTCCGCCGTTGGAAAAATTTTTGCGATCAACGCCGAGAACTTGCAGCGCTGGCGCGGCTGGTGGCGATATGTGCAAGTCGATCAAATTTGGATTTGGGGCCTGATGTGCCTGGTCGGCATGTTTCTCACCGTCAACATGGCGCGGGGGTTGATTCCTGCCGGCACCGATCTTGCCGGCCTGGCGGCGGGCGCTTATCAAGCCAAATATCTCGCCGAAGCCATGGGAAAATTTTGGTGGGCGCTCACGCTGCTCAACGGCTTTTGGATTCTCTTTTCGACGCAGCTCGGCATGACCGATGCCTTCGTTCGTGTCGTCACCGATATTTGGTGGCATGGAAATCCCTTGGCGCGCCAGTGGGCCGGCGGTGATGTCCGAAGAATTTATTACTCGGTTTTATTCATCTTCATGCTGTGGGGTTGCATCGCCCTCGGCCTGGCACAGCCGTTGACACTAATCATCATCGGTGCGAACATCGCGGGCTTCATTCTCATGATTTCCAGCCTGCATTTGATCGTGGTAAATCGGACTTTGCTGCCGGCGGAATTACGCGCGCCGCGCTGGCGCGAAATCGCTCTGCTCTTGAGCACATTGTTTTATGGATTTTTCGTCGTGCAAAGCTTGCGGGCGGTAATTTTTCAATAG
- the rpmA gene encoding 50S ribosomal protein L27 — translation MAHKKGGSSTHNGRDSNPQYLGVKRYDGQFVQAGSIIVRQRGTKIHPGSNVGKGGDDTLFALINGRVKFQRFGKTKKKVAILPAATT, via the coding sequence ATGGCTCATAAAAAAGGCGGCAGCAGCACCCACAACGGCCGCGACAGCAACCCGCAATATCTTGGCGTCAAACGTTATGACGGACAATTCGTCCAGGCCGGCAGCATCATCGTCCGTCAGCGCGGTACCAAAATTCACCCCGGTTCGAACGTCGGCAAAGGCGGCGATGACACCCTGTTTGCGCTGATCAACGGCAGGGTGAAATTCCAGCGTTTCGGCAAGACCAAAAAGAAAGTCGCTATTCTGCCTGCCGCGACGACGTGA
- the rplU gene encoding 50S ribosomal protein L21: MYALVEIGGQQFKVAPGDEILTQRLPAEVGSKVNFDRVLMVVDGEAVKIGQPVVTGARVEATVAGEQRAPKIIVFKKKRRKGYARTRGHRQQHSKVRIEQIVM, encoded by the coding sequence ATGTACGCTTTGGTTGAAATCGGCGGCCAGCAATTTAAAGTTGCGCCAGGGGACGAAATTTTGACGCAGCGACTCCCCGCCGAAGTTGGAAGCAAAGTCAATTTTGACCGGGTGTTGATGGTGGTGGATGGCGAAGCCGTGAAGATCGGCCAGCCAGTTGTCACCGGAGCTCGTGTCGAAGCCACGGTGGCCGGCGAGCAACGCGCCCCGAAAATCATCGTCTTCAAGAAAAAACGCCGCAAAGGCTACGCCCGCACCCGCGGACATCGCCAGCAGCACTCGAAAGTTCGCATCGAGCAAATTGTGATGTAA
- a CDS encoding Rne/Rng family ribonuclease, translated as MRKEILINSSVGETRIAMLEDGRLVELFTERPEAERMVGDIYLGKVVNVVKGMRAAFVNIGHEQDAFLHFSDIGDTLQEYSAFLDLENTSENGRTHRREFHDRPIPKEGQQILVQIIKEPISTKGCRITTELSIPGRYCVLVPNSEMVGVSKKIQSVRERKHLQKLARELRPKGFGLIVRTVAAGKDDEALRLDVENLIKTWRKTEERIKNSKPPSLVYKDLGMASSVIRDLFTPDIDRIVVDSRKMYQQIAKYLQEVSLQPSNKVELHRGKKPLFDAYGIEQEIERSLSRKIWTRSGGYILFDHTEALTAIDVNSGKYMGRAHHDENALKINLEAAHEIARQLRLRDIGGIIIIDYIDMTDPRCKRRLQDEFRRELRKDRAQSNISPISEFGLIEMTRERVRPSLLFSYSEPCPTCDGTGRVISKATVLTRIERWLMRYKLVGNERNLRLQLHPEIANFLKTGFWSRIRRLMWKYWMKIELLPDESLRLDEFKFYSKRDGHEIVI; from the coding sequence ATGAGGAAAGAGATTCTCATTAATTCCTCGGTCGGCGAAACGCGTATTGCCATGCTCGAAGACGGAAGACTGGTGGAGTTGTTTACCGAACGTCCGGAAGCGGAGCGCATGGTTGGCGATATTTACCTGGGCAAGGTGGTGAATGTGGTGAAAGGGATGCGAGCCGCCTTTGTGAATATCGGCCACGAACAAGACGCCTTTTTGCATTTCAGCGACATTGGCGACACGCTCCAAGAATACAGCGCGTTTTTGGATTTGGAGAACACCTCCGAAAATGGTCGAACGCACAGACGCGAGTTTCACGACAGGCCGATTCCGAAAGAGGGACAACAGATTTTGGTGCAGATTATCAAGGAGCCGATCAGCACGAAAGGCTGCCGGATAACCACCGAGCTGTCCATACCTGGGCGCTACTGCGTGTTGGTGCCCAATAGCGAGATGGTTGGCGTCTCAAAAAAAATTCAAAGCGTGCGTGAACGCAAACACCTGCAAAAACTGGCGCGCGAGTTGCGGCCCAAGGGCTTCGGCTTGATCGTCCGCACGGTTGCAGCCGGCAAAGATGATGAGGCACTGCGCCTGGATGTCGAAAACTTGATCAAGACCTGGCGCAAGACCGAAGAGCGCATTAAAAATTCAAAGCCGCCGAGCCTGGTTTACAAGGATCTCGGCATGGCCTCGAGCGTCATCCGCGATCTGTTCACGCCGGATATTGACCGCATCGTCGTCGACTCGCGGAAAATGTATCAGCAAATCGCCAAGTATCTCCAGGAAGTCTCCTTGCAACCCAGCAACAAAGTCGAATTGCACCGCGGCAAAAAGCCGCTCTTCGACGCTTACGGAATCGAGCAGGAAATCGAACGGAGTCTCTCGCGCAAGATTTGGACGCGCAGCGGGGGCTACATTTTGTTTGACCATACGGAGGCGCTCACTGCCATCGACGTGAACAGCGGCAAATACATGGGCCGCGCCCATCACGATGAAAATGCGCTGAAGATCAATCTGGAAGCCGCGCATGAAATCGCCCGGCAACTCCGCCTGCGGGACATCGGCGGCATCATCATCATCGACTATATCGACATGACTGATCCGCGATGCAAACGCCGGCTGCAAGATGAATTCCGTCGCGAATTGCGCAAAGACCGCGCCCAGTCCAATATCAGCCCCATCAGCGAATTTGGGTTGATCGAGATGACACGCGAACGCGTGCGACCGAGCCTGTTATTTTCTTACAGCGAACCCTGTCCGACCTGTGACGGCACCGGCAGGGTGATTTCCAAAGCCACCGTGCTCACCCGCATCGAACGGTGGCTCATGCGGTACAAGTTGGTCGGCAATGAGCGCAACCTGCGCTTACAGCTGCATCCGGAAATCGCCAATTTTCTCAAAACCGGTTTTTGGAGTCGAATCCGCCGGTTGATGTGGAAGTATTGGATGAAAATCGAGCTGCTTCCGGATGAATCCTTGCGTTTGGATGAGTTCAAATTTTACTCCAAACGCGACGGACACGAGATTGTGATATAA